From the Deinococcus taeanensis genome, the window CCCAGGGATTCGCTTCCAGGAACCGCTCAGCCATTTCATGAAACTCATCGTTTGTCTCGAGAACTCTGGACCGGAGATAGGGTCGCGCTTTGTCGCTTGGTACAGCCAGTTTCAGGACACCATCAATCTCTTCAAGCATGCCCAGACTGACCGCTGCTTTCAAACAGGGCCGGAAGACTGGCGTCGTCTCAGGAAGAAGTCCGACCATCACTTCTTTCAACTGATCTGGAGTGACTTGATGGTCAGCGCAGTACAGGCATAACCCCAGGATGCCATTGGGAAGGGTTTCGGAACTGTCGATCAGGTCCGGTCCTGAGCGTTGGGGGTCTTTTTCAGTGGGTGTTCGTGTCATGGCGGTGGTGCCCCTTCCAATAATGAATGCGGACGTGTGGATGCCCTCGGAGTGAGTCACCTGAATCAAAGTGGTTCTGTCCAGGGCGAGCGATCAAAAGCGTGAGTGGCGAGGTGAGCCAGTCGTCGGGGAGGCTGGTCCAGCTTGGATCGGCAATCAGAATGCGGGGGAGTGGGGGTGCGAAGACGAGGTACGGCTCTTCTTCCAGAAGTAGCGGTTCATTCATGTGCTCCTGGAGGGCAAGCGCTTCCTCCGGAGGCAGTTGGACGGAAGGGTCAACGATGACGACGGCGCCGCCCTGTACGGCTCTTCGCAGAACAGCGGTCAGGTCTTGAGAAGCCTCGATGGTGACGACCGTCAGGTGGTCTGCGGCGAACCAGGGGCTCGTCCCTGTTTCCACCTGGCGCCAGTGGTCGACAAGCGGCATGGGATCAAGCCCGGGATCCACGCTCATCCCCTCAGCTCGGCAGACGGGACATCCTCCGCAGGCGTGTTGAGGCTGAATGCTGAGGTGGGTGTCCACCTGGTACTCGTTGACGAGCAGATCGCCTGCTTCCCGCTCTCCGCCGAGGAGCTGCTCCAGGGCGTGGAGACTGTTGATTGAGGCGGCCATTTCCCTATGGCGGACCGGCTCAACGTGCGCTTCCCAAGTATGCCGGTCCAGGTGGGCGGGGTGGAGAATCTCCGCCCGTTGGGTCCACTGGTACTCCTCGAGTCGGTCCTGGGCAGGGGCGTCATCCAGGCTCGGGTCGAGGGCAGGGAAGGGCGGGTGATGCAGGCGGATCAGTCCGGCACGGGCCATTAGGTTGAGGGTGTACCGGTTCCACCCGCGGCTGGTTTTGCCGCTGTAGATGATGTGAGGTGGGTTGACGCGCAGGTCGATATCGAAGGTGTTCATGTTGACCTGGCGGAGCTTGCGGTGAAACATCTCCTGCCACCGGGCGAGACCGACGTCGATCGTGACGAGGGTAGGCACGGCCATTCCGCGCGCCACTTCCCAATCGGCGGTCGTGCTGAGGGTGAGGGCGAGTGCGGCCCGCCCGTCGCGCCCGCCGCGGCCCACTTCCTGGTAGTACCGGTCGGCGTTCTCAGGGATGCAGGCGTGCAGGACCGTGCGGACGTGCGCCTGATCGATGCCCACCCCGAAGGCGGACGTGCCGACCACGACGTCGAGCTTGCCTTGACGCCAGTCGGACACGACCCGCTGCCGCTCTCTGGTGCTACTCTCCCCGGTCAGCAGGCCGATCCGGCGGTACCCCTGGGCTTTGAGGCGTTTGTGGTGAGCGGCGGCGTCGGCGACCATGGTGGTGTAGACGATCATGGGGCGGGGCAGGTGCCGGATGGCGTCGTCAAGGGCCTCCTGGCGCTGAGCATTCGAGGGGTACGAGGCGGCCCAGTACTCGGGTTCCGCACGCAGTTTGACGCCCGCCACCAGCTGGAAGTGCCCGGGCTCGCTGAACAGTTGCTCCAGGGTGCCGAGGTCCCCTGCGGTGATGGTGGCGGACAGCAGTAGGGTGGTGAAGGAGCTTCCCGGCGGGCAGGACTGCAGCAGGGAGCGGCGCAGGCCAGCCAGCAGCTGAAATTCAGGCCGGAAGTCACGGCCCCACTGCACGGCCAGGTGCGCTTCATCGAGGGTGAACAGGGCGAGTTGCCCTTGCTCGGCCGCTTTGAGAAGGCTGGCACTGAGGGAGCTCACCAGGCTTTCGGGTGAGGTGATCACGACGCCCTGCTGGCCCTGCTGAATCCGCTGACGCAGGGCCAGCCGTTGTCCCTGACTGAGGCCACCGTGGTAGGTCAGCTGCCCGGGCAGCTGCACCCCGGCTTGCTGGGCCAGTTCGAGGAGGGCGTGCTCCTGATCCATGGCGAGCGCCACAGTGGGAACGATCAGGACGCTGAGTTTCCTCTCCTGGGCGTACTCCAGCGCCGGCACGTGGGCAACTGCGCTTTTCCCGCTGCCGGTGGGAAGGACGGCGGCGACCGTGGTGCGGGGAGGGGCGTACCAGACCGCGCGGACGGCCTGGCGCTGGCCAGGGCTGCTGTAGGCCCCGAATCCGGTCATGCGCCGGAAGCGGGGATCGGCGGGCACAGGGTGTTGATGGCGTCTCTTTTCTTCCGCAAGTGCGGCCCGTGAGGGGTCCAGGCCCGAGGCGAAGGCCGGCTGCCAGGGCTGCGCCTCAATCTGGAAGTACTTGGGGTTGGCACTGAGCACCCGGACACTGCAGGACGCCCACTGTTCCCCCGTCGGCCAGAAGCTCTCCCTTGGAATGAGGACATTGACCTCGTACCCGCGCCACTCACTTTCCCGGCGCAGCACCTGCCGGGTCAGGACCGCCACGTCGAGGTTCCCCGGGCCGTACAGGTCCGTACGTTCGTTGGCCCGCATCACCGCGTCCTTCCACCGCCGCAGCAGGGGGTCGTGAAACTCCGTGTTGCGCCAGGCGGCGGACTGCAGGGCCTGCTCCCAGCGAAAGAATTCGTTCATTGGAAGGGGTTCCTATGGGAAAGCACCCTCACGCCGACCGCGTCGAGGTGGTAGAGGGGGGCGGAGATGCCGGTGAGTAGGGCCTCGTGCAGGGTCCGTTCCCGCTTCAGGTCGGTACTGGACACGTCGGGGCGGTGGGCGTCATGCCGCAGGGTCCATTGACGGTACTGCCTTTCCAGGGATGTCTGCGCGCCCTGCAAGGAAGTGCTCAGGTGCTCTTGCAGCGCCTGGTCTTTCTTGAGTTGGGTGGTCGCCACCTGCAAGACCAGGTCGCAGGCCTGCTCCCAGTCCCGCTGGGGCAGCAGGGCCTCGAGGGCGTGCACCCGCTCGGAGGAGAGGTTGTAGTCGGTCTGGTCATAGGACTTCTGAAGGAGGCGGAGGGCTTCAGGGGGAACAGGCCGCCCGTGATGGTCGACGTAAATCGTGAAGGTCCGCGGGCCCAGCAGGCCGGAGAGGCGGCGGGTAACCGCGTCGGGATTGAGCCGGTAGTGCCGCGCGGCCCTGAGCGCGGCTCCGGGGTCCGGCTTGACGATGAAATGCAGCCCGAAGGCGATCAGGTCCTCCTGGTTCCAGGTCGGCTCGACGCGCCAGAAGGCGTAGCTGCGCCCTCGGTCGTCCTCGTTGAGGTATTCGGCGATGGCGTTGACGAACGGGTCTCCAAGGCGCAGGAGGTGGCCTTCGCACCCCTGGGCGACTTTCCGACTGAAGGTGCCGTGGCGCCCGAGGACGGGTTTGAACTGCTCACGGATCCGTTCCCAGTTCACGAGCGTCTGACGGTCATCGAATTGCAGTTGGAACGTGTCCCCTGAGTACTTCGGGTTGAATTTCAGGGCGCTGATCACCCAGCGGCAGAACAGGCCACTGAAGTCGACTGCTTCGCTTTCGTACAGGTCGTCCATGACCCGGCTGAGGTCCTGATCCTGCTCCTCATCGATGGTATCGAGCAGTTCCGCTTCCTCCACCCGGATGCGTTCCGCTTCCAGTCTGGCGCCAAGTTGGGAAGTCAGTTCCTTGAGGGCGTAGTCCCCGTTCAAGAAGGCCGTCATCACTTCAGCGCGCAGGGTGTCCATCAGGTCCAGCAAGGAGGCGACGGACCGGTCGAAGACGCCCACTTCGTTCTGGAAGGCCACGTACTGGCGCATGGCGGGCAGCCATGATGAGCGCGTCACCACCCTAGACGTGACGGGTTTGCCGCGGCTGTAGCGGTCCAGGCGGCCCAGGCGCTGCTCGAGCCGGTTGGCGTTGACCGGGAGGTCGAGGTGCACGAGCAGGTCCGCGCACTGAAGGTTCAGGCCCTCCTCGCCGGCCCGGTCAGCGATGAGAACCTGGCAGGCGCGTGAGGTGGCGAAGCGCTGCACTTCCTGGTCACCTTTCATGCTGGAGGTCACGCGCTCCGCGCCGAGCTGCTGGGCCAGCTGGTTGGCGATACCCACGGCCTGAACGTCACTGCCACTGAAGATCACGATCTTCCCGGTGAATTGCCGGACGGTCCGTTCCAGGAGTGACATCAGCCCTGGGTCCGACGCGGGCAGGGCGTGCTCGATGGCGTTCAGCCCGCTGAGGAGAGACGGAGAACGGCGGATCTGAGGATGAACCTGCAGGCGGGTGACAGCCTGTCGCCAGGCGGCGGGGCCGGCCATGGCCCCTTCAAGCAGCGTTTCCATCACGTCCAGAGGCCACGCACCACCTGACGACTCTGCGCAGGTGGCAAGGGTCTCCCGCCATTGGTCCAGCAGCGCCCACGCGGCGTTCATTTCCGGGTCGTGCACTTCCAGGGCCGGACCGTTCTGCCGTCCACGGACGAGGTGCTGCGCGTGGGTGTCGCGGCGGTGACGGATCATCCGCCGGTGCAGCCGGTACGTTTCACTCACGTGCATGCGCAGTGGCGCGAGGATGGAACGCCGCTGCGACTCCGTTTCATCCACAGGTAAAGCGTTCCAGGCCTGGACGAGGTGCTGCACCTGGGTATCCCCTGGGAACAGGTCCCCGACCGCCTGAACGGACCCATCCGCGAGCGCCTTGGGCAGGCTGGCGTCCAGAACGTAGAACAGGCTGCCGATCTGTTCCCGCTCGCGGAGGCGGAGCTTGAACGCTTCCTCGTCCTGCAATGCGTACACTTGAGGTTCGAGCAGGTGCAGCATGCCGAGGAACGCCCGCTGGTCGGATGCAGCCGGGGTGGCGGAAAGCAGCAGCAGACCACCGGCCTGCGCCGTCCACCGCGCGAGGTGCTCGTACTCGGGGCGCCGACTCGTGAAGGCGAGCGCCGCCACGTGATGGGCCTCGTCAATCACGATGAAGTCTGACGGGGGGAGCTTGTGCGTGCCGTGCGGGAGGATGGTCACCGCATCGCCGAAATCGTCGATGTAGAAGCGGGAGCGCAGTTCTTCCGTCCACTGCTTGACCAGGTGAGGCGGAACCAGGCAGGTCACGCGGGTGCCTGGACGGTCGAGCAGCACCTGCCGCATGATCAGGCCGCTTTCAATGGTCTTGCCCAGGCCGACCTCGTCGGCGAGCAGGTACCGGGGCACGGAATCCTGCAAGACGCGCCTGACGGTGTTGACCTGGTGGTCGCGCAGATCGACGGCTGACGAGAGCAGGCTGGTGAGGCCCCGGCAAGCACTCCATTGCTGCTGGAACGCTTCTACGAGCGGCCAGCGGCGTTCGAAGAAGTACGGGGTTTCATGGCCGTGCAGTTTCAGCACGTCCATGGGGTTGGCGTCGCCCCTGGCACGCAGGTAGACGTCCTTTTCCGGGACCTGCCGCTCAACGTTGTTGGGGAAGCGAACGTCGAAGCCTTCGCGGGGTTCCGTGCGGAGGTAAATGATTCTTCCCATGCGCCAGGTGTTGCCGCTTTCCTTGACGTACACCCGGTTTTGCGGCCAGGGGTTGACGCGCTTGACTTCGCTGACCGGGACGGTCACCTCGCGCCACTGGGCGATGGAGTCCATATACAGGAGGCGCGCTTCATCGCGGTACAGGGTCTGGAGCTTGGCCGGGCCGAGCTCTGGGGCGGCGGTATGAATGACCAGTTGACCTTCAATCAGTGACACGGGGGGCCTCTGTGGGTGCGCTGGTCACGGGGCGGGGCGTCTGCTCATCCGGACGTGCACACCGAATTCGTGTAGACAAGGCCATGCTGGCCAGCCACCCTTTCAGAGGCACAGAAGTGAGGTCCGGGGCTT encodes:
- the dpdF gene encoding protein DpdF, with translation MNEFFRWEQALQSAAWRNTEFHDPLLRRWKDAVMRANERTDLYGPGNLDVAVLTRQVLRRESEWRGYEVNVLIPRESFWPTGEQWASCSVRVLSANPKYFQIEAQPWQPAFASGLDPSRAALAEEKRRHQHPVPADPRFRRMTGFGAYSSPGQRQAVRAVWYAPPRTTVAAVLPTGSGKSAVAHVPALEYAQERKLSVLIVPTVALAMDQEHALLELAQQAGVQLPGQLTYHGGLSQGQRLALRQRIQQGQQGVVITSPESLVSSLSASLLKAAEQGQLALFTLDEAHLAVQWGRDFRPEFQLLAGLRRSLLQSCPPGSSFTTLLLSATITAGDLGTLEQLFSEPGHFQLVAGVKLRAEPEYWAASYPSNAQRQEALDDAIRHLPRPMIVYTTMVADAAAHHKRLKAQGYRRIGLLTGESSTRERQRVVSDWRQGKLDVVVGTSAFGVGIDQAHVRTVLHACIPENADRYYQEVGRGGRDGRAALALTLSTTADWEVARGMAVPTLVTIDVGLARWQEMFHRKLRQVNMNTFDIDLRVNPPHIIYSGKTSRGWNRYTLNLMARAGLIRLHHPPFPALDPSLDDAPAQDRLEEYQWTQRAEILHPAHLDRHTWEAHVEPVRHREMAASINSLHALEQLLGGEREAGDLLVNEYQVDTHLSIQPQHACGGCPVCRAEGMSVDPGLDPMPLVDHWRQVETGTSPWFAADHLTVVTIEASQDLTAVLRRAVQGGAVVIVDPSVQLPPEEALALQEHMNEPLLLEEEPYLVFAPPLPRILIADPSWTSLPDDWLTSPLTLLIARPGQNHFDSGDSLRGHPHVRIHYWKGHHRHDTNTH
- the dpdE gene encoding protein DpdE produces the protein MSLIEGQLVIHTAAPELGPAKLQTLYRDEARLLYMDSIAQWREVTVPVSEVKRVNPWPQNRVYVKESGNTWRMGRIIYLRTEPREGFDVRFPNNVERQVPEKDVYLRARGDANPMDVLKLHGHETPYFFERRWPLVEAFQQQWSACRGLTSLLSSAVDLRDHQVNTVRRVLQDSVPRYLLADEVGLGKTIESGLIMRQVLLDRPGTRVTCLVPPHLVKQWTEELRSRFYIDDFGDAVTILPHGTHKLPPSDFIVIDEAHHVAALAFTSRRPEYEHLARWTAQAGGLLLLSATPAASDQRAFLGMLHLLEPQVYALQDEEAFKLRLREREQIGSLFYVLDASLPKALADGSVQAVGDLFPGDTQVQHLVQAWNALPVDETESQRRSILAPLRMHVSETYRLHRRMIRHRRDTHAQHLVRGRQNGPALEVHDPEMNAAWALLDQWRETLATCAESSGGAWPLDVMETLLEGAMAGPAAWRQAVTRLQVHPQIRRSPSLLSGLNAIEHALPASDPGLMSLLERTVRQFTGKIVIFSGSDVQAVGIANQLAQQLGAERVTSSMKGDQEVQRFATSRACQVLIADRAGEEGLNLQCADLLVHLDLPVNANRLEQRLGRLDRYSRGKPVTSRVVTRSSWLPAMRQYVAFQNEVGVFDRSVASLLDLMDTLRAEVMTAFLNGDYALKELTSQLGARLEAERIRVEEAELLDTIDEEQDQDLSRVMDDLYESEAVDFSGLFCRWVISALKFNPKYSGDTFQLQFDDRQTLVNWERIREQFKPVLGRHGTFSRKVAQGCEGHLLRLGDPFVNAIAEYLNEDDRGRSYAFWRVEPTWNQEDLIAFGLHFIVKPDPGAALRAARHYRLNPDAVTRRLSGLLGPRTFTIYVDHHGRPVPPEALRLLQKSYDQTDYNLSSERVHALEALLPQRDWEQACDLVLQVATTQLKKDQALQEHLSTSLQGAQTSLERQYRQWTLRHDAHRPDVSSTDLKRERTLHEALLTGISAPLYHLDAVGVRVLSHRNPFQ